The Lacipirellula parvula genome window below encodes:
- a CDS encoding redoxin domain-containing protein, which translates to MAARYSLKWFCWTFALSVACMLASRSTVGAAEASTDPHTIRLKVVDAAGKPIEGAAVSCGILTEQKGFNPNQDYVTSADGIADLAVPQTMRYVRLTIHRDGYAGLLGEWWAPATEHIPQELRVNMTSGTTVSGAIVGPDGEPIAGASIDASLDGGIQQLNPETPFRYLDKLGQYAKAVRSDKEGKWTLANVPPGDDFNLLVRMSHPDYIGDEHDGQLAAASGVTLQQLRDGTARIVMPRGEIVRGQIEDSHGAPIREARVAWSRTMRSMDGNFVTADEQGEFQLPPMKAGKLFLAVAAQGKQPQFKEVAVVEGMSPVQIILDSGRELLLKIVDARGQPVPDVNVRVEAWGKLRSGVIGRELHLLKGLYPQQANAQGSYAWPAAPQEPLKLRIGKAGWNDYAGEVAADDALHEIVLHDSVVISGEILDAKTGAPIKSARITEVAHYPVSPANPIVQASQFRVVDEGRFSYAASQWRASEELVLQIEAAGYRPKWIGPFDETAGEVEADVRLECAAPLRGRVLGTDGQPLAGAVVSFTTKDTDLLARDATYDTPGLSTRTNDAGQFEFNATMTRPIIVAAHDSGYAEVDLELDQQPGDLQLRPWARVEGRVTQAGKPVVDQVIYFNPIRLLGGENPHLQDDFSATTDGEGRFVFEKVPPVPSHVYPDVSVWDQTKLMSGESIPVDLQPGETRVVAIGEQGATVRGRLRPNGEIAPKLDMNYCMNYLLQRGPGITPPPPVQRAGFDWRTGWSFDWKDSEEGRGFLNTLPHHFVKFQPDGSFVVHGVPAGEYQLATSVYEPPEGCLVDPVGRRVIDFSVADADVQRGELDLGVIDVDVKLGPQVGDPFPAFGYEGLAEDEMGSIADWQGRYVLVAFWATWCGPCISHLPELQAIAKELDPERATLLSISLDEDPAKARAFIAARQMDWPQGLLGQRDNPLVRQQLGVSSVPAYFVLDPSGKLVNRSSQLHEAVSALEQALAESGEKVSQ; encoded by the coding sequence ATGGCCGCGCGATACTCGCTCAAATGGTTCTGCTGGACGTTCGCATTGAGCGTCGCCTGCATGCTGGCGTCTCGCAGTACCGTTGGCGCAGCCGAGGCGTCGACGGACCCGCACACGATTCGCCTCAAAGTCGTCGACGCCGCCGGCAAGCCGATCGAGGGCGCCGCCGTCTCCTGCGGCATCTTGACGGAGCAAAAGGGTTTCAACCCCAACCAAGACTACGTGACTTCGGCCGACGGCATCGCCGATTTAGCCGTGCCGCAAACGATGCGCTACGTCCGGCTCACGATTCATAGGGATGGTTACGCTGGACTGCTTGGGGAGTGGTGGGCGCCCGCCACGGAGCACATCCCCCAAGAGCTCCGCGTCAACATGACGTCGGGAACGACCGTCAGCGGCGCCATCGTCGGGCCGGACGGCGAACCGATCGCCGGCGCGAGCATCGACGCCAGCTTGGATGGGGGAATCCAGCAGCTTAATCCCGAGACTCCATTCCGGTACCTCGACAAGTTAGGCCAGTATGCCAAGGCCGTCCGTTCCGATAAGGAGGGAAAGTGGACCCTCGCGAACGTGCCGCCGGGCGACGATTTCAACTTGCTCGTCCGCATGAGTCACCCCGACTACATCGGGGATGAGCACGACGGCCAACTAGCCGCCGCCAGCGGCGTGACGCTGCAGCAACTTCGCGACGGGACGGCCCGCATTGTGATGCCGCGCGGGGAGATTGTGCGCGGGCAAATCGAAGACTCGCACGGCGCCCCAATTCGCGAGGCCCGGGTCGCATGGTCGAGAACCATGAGGTCAATGGATGGCAACTTCGTCACCGCCGATGAGCAAGGCGAGTTCCAACTGCCGCCGATGAAAGCCGGCAAGCTGTTCCTGGCCGTTGCCGCCCAGGGGAAGCAACCTCAGTTCAAGGAAGTCGCCGTGGTTGAGGGCATGTCGCCTGTGCAAATCATCCTCGACTCGGGGCGGGAGTTACTCCTGAAAATCGTCGACGCCCGAGGGCAACCTGTCCCAGACGTCAACGTGCGCGTCGAGGCGTGGGGCAAGCTCCGCTCTGGCGTAATTGGCAGAGAGTTGCACTTGCTGAAGGGCCTCTATCCGCAGCAAGCAAACGCGCAAGGGAGCTATGCGTGGCCAGCCGCGCCGCAGGAACCGCTCAAGCTCCGGATCGGCAAGGCGGGCTGGAATGACTACGCAGGCGAAGTCGCGGCCGACGACGCCCTCCACGAGATCGTGCTTCACGATTCGGTCGTTATCTCTGGCGAGATTCTCGACGCCAAAACCGGCGCCCCGATCAAGTCAGCCCGCATCACCGAGGTCGCTCATTACCCGGTTAGCCCCGCCAATCCGATCGTGCAGGCGTCGCAGTTCCGTGTGGTTGACGAGGGGCGCTTCTCGTATGCCGCTAGTCAATGGCGAGCTAGCGAGGAACTCGTGCTGCAGATCGAAGCCGCCGGCTATCGGCCCAAGTGGATCGGACCTTTCGATGAGACCGCCGGCGAGGTGGAGGCCGACGTCCGGCTCGAGTGCGCCGCTCCGCTCCGCGGGCGCGTGCTCGGCACTGACGGTCAGCCGTTAGCAGGCGCCGTGGTCTCATTCACGACGAAAGACACGGATCTGCTCGCTCGCGATGCAACGTACGACACCCCTGGCCTCAGTACGCGGACCAACGACGCGGGCCAATTTGAATTCAACGCGACGATGACGCGCCCGATCATCGTCGCAGCTCACGATTCAGGCTACGCCGAAGTCGATCTTGAGCTCGACCAACAGCCAGGCGACCTGCAGCTCCGCCCTTGGGCCCGCGTCGAAGGCCGCGTCACGCAAGCCGGCAAACCGGTCGTCGACCAAGTGATTTACTTCAACCCGATTCGCCTCCTCGGCGGCGAGAATCCCCATCTGCAAGACGACTTCAGCGCGACGACCGACGGCGAAGGCCGGTTCGTGTTTGAAAAGGTTCCGCCGGTCCCTTCGCATGTCTACCCGGACGTGTCAGTGTGGGACCAAACGAAGCTGATGTCGGGCGAGAGCATCCCCGTCGATTTGCAACCAGGGGAAACGCGCGTGGTCGCCATCGGCGAACAAGGGGCGACGGTGCGCGGACGACTTCGCCCCAACGGCGAGATCGCCCCCAAGCTCGATATGAACTACTGCATGAACTACCTGCTCCAGCGCGGGCCAGGCATCACGCCGCCGCCCCCAGTCCAGCGCGCCGGCTTCGACTGGCGAACCGGCTGGTCGTTCGATTGGAAAGATTCCGAGGAGGGCCGCGGCTTCTTGAACACGCTGCCGCACCACTTCGTGAAGTTTCAACCGGACGGATCGTTCGTCGTTCATGGCGTGCCGGCCGGCGAATACCAGCTTGCCACCTCTGTGTATGAACCGCCGGAAGGTTGTCTCGTCGATCCCGTCGGACGTCGCGTGATTGACTTCTCCGTGGCGGACGCCGACGTCCAGCGCGGAGAGCTTGATCTCGGCGTCATCGACGTCGACGTGAAGCTTGGCCCGCAAGTCGGCGATCCCTTCCCGGCGTTCGGCTACGAAGGGCTCGCCGAAGACGAAATGGGTTCCATTGCCGATTGGCAGGGACGCTACGTCCTGGTCGCCTTCTGGGCAACTTGGTGCGGCCCCTGCATCTCCCATTTGCCCGAGTTGCAGGCAATTGCCAAGGAACTCGACCCCGAGCGAGCGACGCTGCTCAGCATTTCGCTCGACGAAGATCCGGCGAAGGCGCGGGCCTTCATCGCCGCGCGTCAGATGGATTGGCCGCAAGGGTTGCTAGGGCAACGCGACAACCCGCTCGTGCGGCAGCAACTCGGCGTGAGCTCCGTGCCTGCGTACTTTGTATTGGATCCCTCAGGAAAATTGGTCAACCGCTCTTCCCAACTGCACGAGGCAGTGTCGGCGCTCGAGCAGGCGCTTGCCGAAAGTGGTGAAAAGGTATCGCAGTAG
- a CDS encoding M16 family metallopeptidase, whose amino-acid sequence MKFRSATLDNGLEIVAECNDLAHSLGVGFFVRTGARDETDEVAGVSHFLEHMIFKGTPRRTAEDVNRDFDEIGAHYNAFTSEENTVYYASVLPEYQAASIDLLADIMRPSLRGDDFDMEKKVILEEIQMYADQPPFGMDDHIKVLHFGGHPMARSVLGTCDTVGALSADQMRAYFEARYCPSNIFVAAAGKVDFDQLVKQVEAGCGKWEPRTANRDLPKPASKPRTECVTRESSTQQYILQLADGPASEDADRYAAKLLATILGDDSGSRLYWELVDPGIAETASLGHYEYQGLGMLYTWLSCAPEDAAENFAKLREVYATAEKQGITEEELRQARSKVKARVVLGSERPRSRLFNVGGNWMQRREYRSVTNDLVTLDDVTLDDIHAELAKYPLTRASTVSIGPLKELAGLG is encoded by the coding sequence GTGAAGTTTCGCAGTGCCACGCTCGACAACGGACTGGAGATTGTCGCCGAGTGCAACGACCTTGCCCATTCGCTGGGCGTCGGTTTTTTCGTGCGCACCGGGGCCCGCGACGAAACCGATGAAGTCGCCGGCGTGAGCCACTTCCTTGAGCACATGATCTTCAAGGGGACGCCCCGCCGCACGGCCGAAGACGTCAACCGCGACTTCGACGAAATCGGCGCCCACTACAACGCCTTCACCAGCGAAGAGAACACGGTTTACTACGCCTCGGTGCTGCCCGAGTACCAGGCCGCGAGCATCGACCTCCTTGCCGACATCATGCGCCCCAGCCTCCGCGGCGATGACTTCGACATGGAGAAGAAGGTCATCCTCGAAGAGATCCAGATGTACGCCGACCAGCCGCCCTTCGGCATGGACGACCACATCAAGGTCCTTCACTTCGGCGGTCATCCGATGGCCCGCAGCGTGCTCGGCACGTGCGATACCGTCGGCGCCCTCTCGGCCGACCAAATGCGGGCCTACTTCGAAGCCCGCTACTGCCCTAGCAACATCTTCGTTGCCGCCGCGGGGAAGGTTGATTTCGACCAACTCGTGAAGCAAGTTGAAGCCGGTTGCGGCAAGTGGGAACCACGCACTGCAAACCGCGATCTCCCCAAGCCAGCGTCGAAGCCACGCACCGAATGCGTTACCCGCGAATCGTCGACGCAGCAGTATATCCTGCAACTTGCCGACGGCCCCGCGAGCGAAGACGCTGATCGCTACGCCGCGAAATTGCTGGCAACGATCCTCGGCGACGACTCCGGCAGCCGCCTTTACTGGGAACTCGTCGATCCCGGCATCGCTGAGACCGCCAGCCTCGGCCACTACGAGTACCAGGGCCTCGGCATGCTCTACACGTGGCTGAGCTGCGCCCCCGAAGACGCCGCGGAGAACTTCGCCAAACTCCGCGAGGTCTATGCGACTGCTGAGAAGCAGGGCATCACCGAAGAAGAACTCCGCCAAGCCCGCAGTAAGGTGAAGGCTCGCGTCGTCCTCGGCAGCGAACGCCCCCGCAGCCGTCTGTTCAACGTCGGCGGCAACTGGATGCAACGCCGCGAGTATCGTTCCGTGACGAACGATCTCGTGACGCTCGACGACGTGACGCTCGACGACATCCACGCCGAACTCGCGAAATACCCGCTCACACGCGCGTCGACCGTGAGCATCGGTCCGCTCAAAGAACTCGCCGGCCTGGGTTAG
- a CDS encoding HEAT repeat domain-containing protein codes for MSRLLVRILLLTSLGTVFSMAQRSHAEANESTPSLDADALVSQVIARCRPWLRQPGPELKSLKYTYHLNGDKRVVEIAAAADPVRRAFWQGATLSLGLHALAKSPEKFTAAAERIAGDADDPQPFIRLTLRPKAQADPFRIEVGNGIEGSWYGYYIHAFDEFQIDLDPETLLPRRETHAFSHYAFSDWQEVQPGAWIPQKVVASRNGYEYRMNFAWQGDAAWLLTHAETLHDGRLRPVARVSDVQVNDSAVTVALSAEQQRLDAARRVVRDMLDRNAAWLAPKPAFDSLQYSFHIEPQEVTETCVVRRDGFTLVEVTGDGQGKMEGQLGDRKIVTAADEFANARRDDLRANVRDRSPDAPEPNDALQLRRYALIGCQFDLPLFELGRTLDNAMVEVKEGEWQGVPCFVATITPPGRSHPLGCGVMLGFTSWSYIHHLYAESETIFIDKERLVPLHETFIESRDGRRFEIDFKNYQPLAEEGDRLAPLQIDISSKDYFTCQYEFQLIGGKQWLIRSAESWFKADEKSRGVVSDVRIDEPSPAADAALRQVAAFQEVFAVDSAASAAEPHATQTVDTLPFKLGQPRTIGAAEVLFTLNGKQQLVLRATRRADAESPGDRVTVLLLDKQDRLLQAGSVEFTGTEAEQTAEISFGGSYALRNVARYAIAGLGNVATLPDAEPRSLHTFALVADKPTPIRGVADPSGKTRVVDAMLQRDADGDLVATLGVVSRDGMQQFEVDASLAMFDQAGKLLAAASKSDSITVKSDLYAGEWTLAFPASVNRADVAAMAVGVSRGQTTSMPMGSMWAALMDFDGPFGVDELLGAADEGCWPAGLEALQRELSESLSHGLFGRDHDWREKDSRHEPPVKLLAPHVANLLRIVAASREPKTLAAAIRFLGYADDPRAVEAIRPLRQHDNEAVRDAAAVALLMLRDDAQLPAVEAILSREPAKDPDESYRANYELRRDALLALASCRSAQSIPLAGKRLLALVDGSEKIRNEGGGSHLNRAGYEAEQLAQLLGRVQDERYLPILEAALQRAEQHDGDNPPAEAELLTAILNYGPAARHCLESLVRAGNSSAVNAVADSKDDFYVAAVGSLLQTSDDLNAWDPAIGYLWNQQSPASLAALQQAFDRGVPAGERQASIQLELATALAALGDARGLPLAFDLLVKLAEPGVAPDDAKAKRQWEKSRDDRRRDVLRVFSRAATDDVAALLAERASNADAPARLAIMQLLGQSHSIPAALRPALEEWAADKISTEVSQQAERLLLRLRE; via the coding sequence ATGTCTCGCCTGTTGGTCCGCATATTGCTGCTCACGTCCCTCGGCACCGTCTTCTCGATGGCGCAGCGCTCGCACGCCGAAGCTAACGAGTCGACGCCCTCGCTCGACGCCGACGCGCTGGTCTCCCAAGTGATCGCGCGCTGCCGCCCCTGGCTCCGCCAGCCAGGTCCGGAACTCAAGTCGCTCAAATACACATACCACTTGAACGGCGACAAACGCGTCGTCGAAATCGCCGCGGCCGCCGACCCGGTCCGCCGCGCTTTTTGGCAAGGCGCCACCCTCTCGCTCGGCCTTCACGCGCTCGCCAAATCGCCGGAGAAGTTCACGGCGGCGGCCGAACGCATCGCCGGCGACGCAGATGATCCGCAGCCCTTCATCCGCCTCACGCTCCGGCCGAAGGCGCAGGCAGACCCGTTCCGCATCGAAGTCGGCAACGGCATCGAGGGCTCTTGGTACGGCTACTACATCCACGCATTCGACGAGTTCCAGATCGATCTCGATCCCGAAACGCTTCTCCCGCGGCGAGAGACACACGCCTTCTCGCACTACGCATTCAGCGATTGGCAAGAAGTGCAGCCCGGCGCCTGGATTCCTCAGAAGGTGGTCGCCAGTCGCAACGGTTACGAGTATCGCATGAACTTCGCGTGGCAAGGCGACGCCGCCTGGTTGCTCACTCACGCCGAGACCCTGCACGACGGTCGCCTCCGCCCTGTGGCGCGCGTCAGCGACGTTCAGGTCAACGACTCAGCCGTCACCGTTGCCCTGAGCGCCGAACAGCAGCGGCTCGACGCCGCCCGCCGCGTCGTTCGCGATATGCTCGACCGTAACGCGGCGTGGCTCGCGCCGAAACCTGCGTTCGATTCGCTGCAGTACTCCTTTCACATCGAGCCGCAAGAGGTGACGGAGACGTGCGTCGTCCGCCGCGACGGTTTTACGTTGGTCGAAGTCACTGGCGACGGACAAGGAAAGATGGAAGGGCAACTCGGCGATCGCAAGATCGTCACCGCGGCCGACGAATTTGCCAATGCCCGCCGCGACGACCTCCGCGCCAATGTTCGTGATCGGTCGCCCGACGCGCCGGAGCCGAACGACGCCCTGCAGTTGCGTCGCTATGCCCTCATCGGCTGCCAATTTGATTTGCCGCTCTTCGAACTTGGCCGCACGCTCGACAATGCGATGGTCGAGGTCAAGGAAGGTGAATGGCAAGGCGTTCCCTGCTTTGTCGCGACGATCACCCCGCCCGGTCGCAGCCACCCCCTCGGTTGCGGCGTCATGCTCGGCTTCACCTCATGGTCCTACATCCACCACCTCTACGCCGAGTCCGAGACGATCTTCATCGATAAGGAGCGGCTCGTCCCGCTGCACGAAACGTTCATCGAGAGCCGCGACGGACGGCGATTCGAGATCGATTTCAAAAACTATCAACCGTTGGCGGAGGAGGGCGATCGGCTCGCACCGCTGCAGATCGACATTTCATCCAAAGACTACTTCACCTGCCAGTACGAGTTCCAACTCATCGGGGGCAAGCAGTGGCTAATCCGCTCCGCCGAGTCGTGGTTCAAGGCAGATGAAAAGAGCCGCGGCGTCGTGAGCGACGTGCGCATCGACGAGCCTTCGCCGGCAGCCGACGCGGCCCTACGCCAAGTGGCGGCCTTTCAGGAAGTCTTTGCTGTCGATTCCGCGGCTTCCGCTGCGGAACCGCACGCAACGCAGACTGTCGACACGCTCCCCTTTAAGCTCGGCCAACCGCGAACGATCGGCGCGGCCGAGGTTCTCTTCACCCTCAATGGCAAACAGCAGCTGGTGCTCCGCGCGACGAGGCGCGCCGACGCCGAGTCGCCTGGGGATCGCGTCACCGTGCTGCTGCTCGACAAGCAAGATCGATTGCTGCAAGCCGGTTCCGTAGAGTTCACCGGCACGGAAGCAGAGCAAACGGCGGAAATCAGTTTTGGCGGTTCCTACGCGCTGCGAAATGTGGCGCGCTACGCGATCGCCGGCCTCGGCAACGTCGCCACGCTGCCCGACGCAGAGCCTCGCTCGCTTCACACGTTCGCCCTCGTCGCAGACAAGCCGACGCCGATCCGCGGCGTCGCCGACCCTTCAGGCAAGACGCGAGTCGTCGACGCCATGCTGCAGCGGGACGCCGATGGCGACCTCGTCGCGACGCTCGGCGTCGTCTCACGCGATGGCATGCAGCAGTTTGAAGTCGACGCCTCGCTGGCGATGTTCGATCAAGCAGGCAAGCTGCTCGCCGCCGCATCGAAGTCTGATTCAATCACCGTGAAGAGCGATCTCTACGCAGGCGAGTGGACGCTGGCTTTTCCCGCGTCGGTCAACCGCGCCGACGTCGCCGCCATGGCCGTCGGCGTCTCACGCGGGCAGACCACCAGCATGCCGATGGGCTCCATGTGGGCCGCGCTGATGGACTTCGATGGCCCCTTCGGCGTTGACGAGTTACTGGGCGCTGCGGACGAGGGCTGCTGGCCGGCGGGCCTCGAAGCGCTTCAGCGAGAACTGAGTGAAAGCCTTTCGCACGGCCTCTTTGGCCGGGACCACGACTGGCGCGAGAAAGACTCTCGCCATGAGCCCCCTGTGAAGCTGCTCGCCCCGCACGTCGCCAATCTGCTGCGAATTGTCGCCGCCTCTCGCGAACCGAAAACGCTTGCCGCGGCGATTCGTTTTCTTGGCTATGCGGACGATCCCCGCGCGGTCGAGGCGATCCGGCCTCTTCGGCAGCATGACAATGAAGCCGTGCGGGACGCGGCCGCCGTCGCACTGCTCATGTTGCGAGACGACGCGCAGCTGCCAGCCGTCGAAGCGATTCTCTCGCGCGAGCCGGCGAAAGATCCCGATGAATCGTACCGTGCGAATTACGAGCTGCGCCGCGACGCGCTGCTCGCCCTCGCCTCCTGCCGCAGTGCGCAGTCGATCCCGCTCGCGGGTAAACGATTGCTCGCACTCGTGGACGGCAGCGAAAAGATCCGTAACGAAGGAGGCGGCAGTCATCTCAATCGCGCGGGCTACGAAGCGGAACAGCTTGCCCAGCTGCTCGGCAGAGTGCAAGACGAACGGTATCTGCCGATTCTCGAGGCCGCCTTGCAACGGGCCGAACAACACGATGGCGACAATCCGCCGGCCGAAGCGGAGTTACTCACGGCGATCTTGAACTACGGCCCTGCCGCGCGACACTGTCTCGAATCGCTCGTGCGTGCAGGAAATTCCTCGGCCGTGAATGCCGTGGCCGACTCGAAGGACGATTTTTACGTCGCCGCCGTCGGCAGCTTGCTGCAGACGAGCGACGATCTCAACGCGTGGGATCCGGCGATCGGGTACCTGTGGAATCAGCAGTCGCCCGCATCGCTCGCCGCACTGCAGCAGGCATTCGACCGCGGCGTCCCGGCCGGCGAGCGGCAAGCAAGCATCCAATTGGAACTGGCAACCGCCCTCGCGGCGCTAGGCGACGCCCGCGGCCTGCCGCTCGCGTTCGACCTGCTAGTTAAGTTGGCTGAGCCGGGCGTCGCTCCCGACGATGCGAAGGCCAAACGCCAGTGGGAGAAGTCACGCGACGATCGACGACGTGACGTGCTTCGCGTGTTCAGCCGGGCAGCCACCGACGACGTCGCGGCGCTGCTCGCCGAGCGGGCGTCAAACGCCGACGCGCCCGCGCGGCTCGCGATCATGCAATTGCTCGGACAGTCGCACTCAATACCCGCCGCGCTGCGCCCCGCTCTCGAGGAATGGGCGGCGGACAAAATCTCAACGGAAGTTTCACAGCAAGCGGAACGACTTCTACTGAGGTTGAGAGAATAA
- a CDS encoding HDOD domain-containing protein has product MLRVLIVDDDAEALYRTQRLLRGYRSDWQMKFCFGPEPALDALAMEPYDVVVADLKMPGADGGELLACVRDLYPDAIRLLVCNQAEHNELLRSMGPAHQYLAKPVDPVLFRDSIARAGIIGKRLSKPGLKALVSQISTLPSLPSVFMELMRELRDPNASVVRVAQLIGSDVAMTAKVLQLVNSSFFGLTVHVKDVHHAAALLGLNALKPLVLSAGVFRQLEESRVPAALAEQVLEHSLAVGCLAKRLAEAEGLDRDQADNAMLAGILHDIGKLVLADYFGLEYAQVCLAAESADLPLLNAELDQFSASHADIGGYLLGLWGLPQELIEAVALHHDPSAHEGTAFSPLTAVHVANALVHATLEGDADPESLRMSAKYDRRYLSRLRCERRLSDWEEIATSMAACSP; this is encoded by the coding sequence ATGCTGCGGGTTCTCATCGTAGACGACGACGCAGAGGCGCTGTATCGCACCCAGCGGCTGCTGCGCGGATACCGTAGCGACTGGCAGATGAAGTTCTGCTTCGGCCCCGAACCGGCGCTCGATGCGCTCGCCATGGAGCCGTACGACGTCGTCGTCGCCGATCTGAAAATGCCAGGCGCCGACGGCGGCGAATTGCTCGCCTGCGTTCGCGACCTCTATCCCGATGCGATCCGTCTGCTCGTTTGCAACCAAGCCGAACACAACGAGCTCCTTCGCTCGATGGGCCCGGCTCACCAATATTTAGCGAAGCCGGTTGACCCGGTCCTGTTCCGCGATTCGATCGCCCGCGCCGGCATCATCGGCAAGCGGCTCTCGAAGCCCGGCCTCAAGGCGCTGGTCTCGCAGATCAGCACGCTGCCGTCGCTGCCGTCGGTCTTCATGGAACTGATGCGCGAGCTCCGCGATCCGAACGCCTCGGTCGTTCGCGTCGCTCAGCTTATCGGGTCCGACGTCGCGATGACCGCCAAAGTGCTGCAGCTGGTCAACAGCTCATTCTTCGGCCTCACCGTCCACGTGAAAGACGTCCACCACGCCGCCGCGCTGCTCGGGCTCAACGCCCTGAAGCCGCTGGTGCTGTCGGCCGGCGTCTTCCGCCAACTCGAAGAGTCGCGCGTTCCTGCCGCGCTTGCCGAGCAAGTCCTCGAACACAGTCTCGCCGTCGGTTGCTTGGCGAAACGCCTGGCCGAAGCCGAAGGCCTCGACCGCGATCAAGCCGACAACGCGATGCTGGCCGGCATCTTGCACGACATCGGCAAGCTGGTGCTCGCCGATTACTTCGGCCTTGAGTATGCCCAGGTCTGTCTCGCCGCCGAAAGCGCCGACCTGCCGCTGCTAAATGCCGAGCTCGACCAATTCTCCGCGTCGCATGCCGACATCGGCGGCTACTTGCTCGGCCTGTGGGGCCTGCCGCAAGAGTTGATCGAAGCGGTGGCGCTTCATCACGACCCAAGCGCCCACGAAGGTACGGCCTTCTCGCCGCTCACCGCGGTCCACGTCGCCAACGCGCTGGTGCACGCGACGCTGGAAGGGGACGCCGATCCTGAATCGCTGCGGATGTCGGCCAAGTACGATCGCCGCTACCTGTCGCGCCTCCGCTGCGAGCGCCGCCTCTCGGATTGGGAAGAAATCGCCACGTCGATGGCAGCGTGCTCGCCGTAG
- a CDS encoding gamma-glutamylcyclotransferase family protein, with product MTNLFAYGTLMFPEVWERVVDGRYRQAPATVRGMQVVRAAGKLYPVMMAGAAKDVARGIVIYNLSAEALAALDRYEASFYDRVEVAAILDDGSGAVGAQTYLLPQNHRQLASAEAWDAEAFQRDSMGDYFRYLGWER from the coding sequence ATGACGAACTTGTTCGCTTACGGCACGCTGATGTTTCCCGAGGTGTGGGAGCGCGTGGTCGACGGGCGGTATCGGCAAGCGCCGGCAACAGTGCGCGGCATGCAAGTCGTTCGAGCGGCAGGAAAGCTGTATCCCGTGATGATGGCCGGCGCGGCGAAGGACGTGGCGCGGGGGATCGTTATTTACAATCTCTCGGCCGAAGCGCTCGCGGCGCTCGATCGGTACGAGGCGTCGTTTTACGACCGCGTGGAAGTGGCCGCGATCCTTGATGACGGCAGCGGTGCGGTGGGTGCTCAGACTTATCTGTTACCGCAGAACCATCGGCAATTGGCGAGCGCTGAAGCGTGGGATGCCGAAGCGTTTCAGCGCGACTCGATGGGCGACTACTTTCGCTATCTGGGGTGGGAGCGCTGA